In a single window of the Elaeis guineensis isolate ETL-2024a chromosome 4, EG11, whole genome shotgun sequence genome:
- the LOC105042915 gene encoding NDR1/HIN1-like protein 1, with protein MPGPETGSNPARLYPRSRPPNLLRCIAIAAIVFLILVGLAILIFWLVVRPSKLEYSVDEASVHGFNLTGANELNASFNLTLRADNHNHRVGVYYDTFDVEVWISDQRVAFTEVAPFYQGHRNVTTIEVDPMARSVPLLTSVADNIKHDRTAGVVEMEVRVRARIRFKVGLAKTRHYVMTVDCSPVVVHFARSTRFVRTYCDVDI; from the coding sequence ATGCCCGGCCCTGAAACCGGCAGCAACCCGGCCCGGCTGTACCCGCGCTCCCGACCTCCCAATCTCCTGCGATGCATCGCCATCGCTGCCATCGTCTTCCTCATTCTCGTCGGCCTCGCCATCCTCATCTTCTGGCTCGTCGTCCGACCATCCAAGCTCGAGTACTCGGTAGACGAGGCCAGCGTCCATGGCTTCAACCTCACCGGCGCCAATGAGCTGAACGCAAGCTTCAACCTCACCCTACGTGCCGACAACCACAACCACCGGGTCGGGGTGTACTACGACACCTTCGACGTTGAGGTGTGGATCTCCGACCAGAGGGTGGCCTTCACCGAGGTGGCGCCGTTCTACCAGGGCCACCGGAACGTGACGACCATCGAGGTCGATCCTATGGCCAGGTCGGTGCCGCTGTTGACGTCGGTGGCGGATAATATTAAGCACGACCGGACGGCGGGGGTGGTGGAGATGGAGGTGAGGGTGAGAGCGAGAATTAGGTTCAAGGTGGGGCTGGCCAAGACGAGGCACTACGTGATGACGGTCGACTGCTCGCCGGTGGTGGTGCATTTCGCGCGGTCGACTCGGTTTGTGAGGACTTACTGTGATGTTGATATCTGA